A window of Verrucomicrobia bacterium CG1_02_43_26 contains these coding sequences:
- a CDS encoding transcription termination/antitermination factor NusG, translating to MSNIQSIHDYRWYAIQTLSNQEGKVKLYLDKFIEIEKMDEWIKEVLVPTETVAEVKAGKKSSRVRKFYPGYAFIHMKLYDEDNKILQAPWLFVKNTQGVINFVGGERPVPLKEDEIDRILSQVREAEGKEVPKVQYEMGQTVKINDGPFLNLTGRIDEIDPERGKLKVSVSIFGRFTPVELEYWQVDRVEG from the coding sequence ATGTCTAATATACAATCAATTCATGATTACCGATGGTACGCGATACAGACCCTTTCCAATCAAGAGGGGAAAGTAAAGCTGTATTTGGATAAGTTTATCGAAATCGAGAAAATGGATGAATGGATTAAGGAGGTATTGGTCCCAACGGAAACAGTTGCAGAAGTTAAAGCTGGTAAGAAATCCAGTCGTGTTCGCAAGTTTTATCCCGGGTATGCCTTTATTCATATGAAGTTGTATGACGAGGATAATAAAATTCTTCAAGCCCCTTGGTTGTTTGTTAAAAACACACAGGGTGTCATTAATTTTGTGGGCGGAGAGCGTCCAGTTCCTTTAAAGGAGGACGAAATTGATCGTATTTTAAGTCAAGTACGTGAGGCTGAAGGCAAAGAAGTACCTAAGGTTCAATATGAAATGGGGCAAACGGTTAAGATTAATGATGGTCCATTTTTGAATTTAACGGGTCGTATCGATGAGATAGATCCAGAACGCGGAAAGCTTAAAGTATCCGTTTCCATTTTTGGTCGCTTTACTCCTGTTGAATTGGAGTATTGGCAAGTGGATCGGGTAGAAGGATAG
- a CDS encoding preprotein translocase subunit SecE has translation MKNPFKVTRIFMSEMVGELKKASWPNRKELRDSTIVVLVGIAVLGVYVSVVDFSLFQVVQLFTSWARFGIWG, from the coding sequence ATGAAAAATCCATTTAAAGTCACCAGAATATTCATGTCCGAAATGGTGGGGGAGCTCAAAAAAGCATCCTGGCCAAATCGCAAAGAATTGCGTGATTCTACGATCGTGGTGCTAGTCGGTATCGCTGTTTTAGGAGTTTATGTCAGCGTGGTAGATTTTTCATTATTTCAAGTGGTTCAATTGTTCACCTCATGGGCCCGTTTTGGTATTTGGGGGTAG